From Phenylobacterium immobile (ATCC 35973), a single genomic window includes:
- a CDS encoding YbjN domain-containing protein, with the protein MRILPLLLCGVLAGAPAAAQTRPPAKPAAPQAAFDARDPASLTGLLAAMGAKGEISGSEADSVFMRVTTPAYGFSVQFAGCDASRKACKAVLFSAPATKGAASLIQLNRFNQTAIACRAFQDQTGQLRAAYDALLFARDSRDEMTAHLGAWQGCLAAFGEFLDDPNGYLASAP; encoded by the coding sequence ATGCGCATCCTTCCCCTCCTCCTTTGCGGCGTGCTGGCTGGCGCGCCCGCCGCCGCCCAGACGCGGCCCCCCGCGAAGCCTGCGGCCCCTCAGGCCGCCTTCGACGCGCGCGATCCGGCAAGCCTGACGGGCCTGCTGGCCGCGATGGGCGCCAAGGGCGAGATCAGCGGTTCGGAGGCCGACTCGGTCTTCATGCGAGTGACGACGCCGGCCTACGGCTTCAGCGTACAGTTCGCCGGCTGCGACGCGAGCCGAAAGGCCTGCAAGGCCGTGCTGTTCTCTGCGCCGGCGACCAAGGGCGCGGCCAGCCTGATCCAGCTTAACCGCTTCAACCAGACCGCCATCGCTTGCCGCGCCTTCCAGGACCAGACCGGCCAGCTGCGCGCGGCCTATGACGCCCTGCTGTTCGCCCGCGACAGCCGTGACGAAATGACCGCTCACCTTGGGGCCTGGCAGGGCTGCCTCGCCGCTTTCGGCGAGTTCCTGGACGATCCCAACGGCTATCTGGCGAGCGCGCCCTAG
- a CDS encoding MFS transporter, giving the protein MTQRADEVLAEDVTDEAGAQAAAILDEPQGRGRRIWVVPLIVGSALFMQNLNANSITTALPSMARGFGVDPVHLNVAIIAYLLGTGLVLPVSGWIADRFGARRVFMASMGLFAAASVLCGLSDSLGVLLICRVVQGGVGALLAPVGRMVLLRSTPKTELVSAMAVLTIPALLGPLLGPVLGGAIVTFLTWQWIFYLNVPIAIAGLLLVRAYVPDVREQAAPPLDWVGIVLTGLTLAAFVCGLGTLGRDELPAIAVGGLLASGLLGVVLYVLHARRAAQPVIDLKMFAIPTFRASVLGFLFQGLLPTATPFLLAMLLQVGFGMSALQAGFIAFTTAIGSLAMRTTAARILRRFGFRNTLMVTCLLSSGLTAACSLFRPDTPTWIMVFVLVAGGFARSLQFTGISGMTYADIDHDQMSRATTTSAMFQQFGQSVGVSLAALLLLASSAWRGEAHLTWQAVAPTFTVIAILALTSQIFFVALPKDAGDEMNNRSTKPKAA; this is encoded by the coding sequence ATGACGCAGCGCGCCGACGAAGTGCTGGCCGAAGACGTCACTGACGAAGCGGGGGCGCAGGCCGCGGCGATCCTCGATGAGCCGCAGGGCCGTGGTCGCCGCATCTGGGTCGTCCCGCTCATCGTCGGTTCGGCGCTCTTCATGCAGAACCTCAACGCCAATTCCATCACCACGGCCCTGCCGTCGATGGCCCGGGGGTTCGGTGTCGATCCTGTGCATCTCAATGTCGCGATCATCGCCTACCTCCTGGGAACGGGCCTTGTGCTGCCCGTCTCGGGTTGGATCGCCGATCGCTTCGGGGCCAGGCGCGTCTTCATGGCGTCGATGGGCCTTTTCGCCGCCGCTTCCGTGCTGTGCGGTCTCAGCGATTCCCTGGGCGTTCTGTTGATCTGCCGCGTTGTGCAGGGTGGCGTTGGCGCTTTGCTGGCTCCGGTGGGACGCATGGTGCTCCTGCGGAGCACGCCCAAGACCGAGCTGGTCAGCGCCATGGCCGTGCTCACCATTCCCGCTCTCCTCGGGCCGCTGCTTGGTCCGGTGCTTGGCGGCGCGATCGTCACCTTTCTGACGTGGCAGTGGATTTTCTACCTGAATGTTCCGATCGCCATCGCCGGTCTTCTCCTCGTTCGGGCCTATGTGCCGGACGTGAGGGAGCAGGCCGCCCCGCCGCTCGATTGGGTCGGAATCGTTCTCACGGGCCTAACCCTCGCGGCCTTTGTTTGCGGTCTGGGCACGCTCGGTCGCGACGAACTGCCCGCGATCGCCGTCGGCGGACTGCTGGCATCGGGGCTCCTGGGCGTCGTCCTCTACGTCCTGCACGCCCGCAGGGCCGCCCAGCCGGTCATTGATCTGAAGATGTTCGCTATTCCCACCTTCCGCGCTTCCGTTCTGGGCTTCCTGTTCCAGGGCCTGTTGCCCACCGCGACGCCCTTCCTGCTGGCGATGCTCCTGCAGGTCGGTTTCGGTATGAGCGCGCTGCAGGCGGGCTTCATCGCCTTCACGACGGCGATCGGCTCCCTGGCCATGCGCACGACGGCGGCGCGGATCCTCCGCCGTTTCGGCTTCCGCAACACCCTGATGGTCACCTGCCTGCTGTCCAGCGGCTTGACCGCGGCCTGCAGCCTCTTCCGACCCGATACGCCCACCTGGATCATGGTGTTCGTCCTGGTCGCGGGCGGCTTTGCGCGCTCGCTGCAGTTCACCGGCATCAGCGGCATGACCTACGCTGACATCGACCACGACCAGATGAGCCGGGCGACGACGACTTCGGCGATGTTCCAGCAGTTCGGCCAATCGGTGGGCGTGTCCCTGGCGGCGCTCCTGCTCCTGGCGTCTTCAGCCTGGCGCGGCGAAGCCCACCTTACCTGGCAGGCGGTCGCCCCCACCTTCACGGTCATCGCGATCCTGGCGCTCACCTCGCAGATCTTCTTCGTCGCACTGCCCAAGGACGCGGGCGACGAGATGAACAATCGCTCGACGAAGCCCAAGGCCGCCTGA
- the yaaA gene encoding peroxide stress protein YaaA, with protein sequence MLIVLSPAKALDFTAGPDWAPVTTPELRDDIADLAKVTAMLKVADLKRLMDLSDNLAKLNRERFQAFDPKSEEGVQAAFAFNGDVYAGLEARTLDRKGLAYAQDHVRILSGLYGLLRPADMIQPYRLEMHSRLKTPRGQSLYDFWGDRIAKALNAAGRGHKERVLINCASGEYFGAVDRAALAMPVVSCRFLEEKDGEARIVSFYAKRARGLMARYAIDHRIEKAADLRAFDSQGYRFVASLSSDEEFTFQRAQPAPPSVQKKLPAQA encoded by the coding sequence ATGCTGATCGTGCTCTCTCCCGCCAAGGCTTTGGACTTCACCGCGGGCCCGGATTGGGCGCCGGTCACGACGCCTGAACTTCGCGACGACATCGCCGACCTGGCCAAGGTGACCGCCATGCTGAAGGTCGCCGATCTGAAGCGGCTGATGGACCTCTCCGACAACCTGGCCAAGCTCAACCGCGAGCGTTTCCAGGCCTTCGACCCCAAGTCGGAGGAGGGAGTCCAGGCGGCCTTCGCCTTCAACGGCGACGTCTACGCCGGTCTTGAGGCCCGCACGCTGGACCGCAAGGGTCTGGCCTACGCCCAGGACCATGTGCGGATTCTGTCAGGTCTTTACGGCCTGCTGCGACCGGCCGACATGATCCAGCCCTATCGGCTGGAGATGCACTCACGCCTCAAGACGCCGCGCGGCCAGAGCCTCTACGACTTCTGGGGCGACCGCATCGCCAAGGCGCTGAACGCCGCCGGCCGGGGCCACAAAGAGCGCGTGCTGATCAACTGCGCCAGCGGCGAGTACTTCGGCGCGGTGGACCGCGCCGCCCTGGCCATGCCCGTGGTCAGCTGCCGTTTCCTCGAGGAGAAGGACGGCGAGGCCCGTATCGTCTCCTTCTACGCCAAGCGTGCGCGCGGCCTGATGGCGCGCTACGCCATCGACCATCGGATCGAGAAGGCGGCGGACCTGCGGGCCTTCGATTCCCAGGGATATCGCTTCGTGGCGAGTCTCTCCTCGGATGAGGAGTTCACCTTCCAGCGCGCCCAACCTGCGCCGCCCTCCGTCCAGAAGAAGCTCCCGGCCCAGGCCTGA
- a CDS encoding L-threonylcarbamoyladenylate synthase, whose translation MIAPSDIADAVAALRAGLLVILPTETVYGLAADAVDPRAVAALYAAKGRPSFNPLIAHVANLAGAEAIAHFDDRARALAKAFWPGPLTIVLPAKDGAVSDLARAGLDTVAVRVPSHPLAHAVLAAFAGPVAAPSANRSGRPSPTRYQDAVEETGRACAAALDGGACAVGLESTVVSVLSEVAILRPGAVTRAQIEAVVGPLAEAAEDGHRSPGRLTRHYAPSAPVRLDAERAEPGEVFLGFGPGAADLNLSPSGDLAEAAANLFTFLRQADLRAPTAIAVAPIPEHGLGEAINDRLRRAAGFVG comes from the coding sequence ATGATCGCGCCTTCGGACATCGCTGACGCCGTGGCGGCTCTCCGCGCCGGGCTCTTGGTTATCCTGCCCACGGAAACCGTTTATGGCCTGGCGGCCGACGCCGTCGATCCGCGCGCGGTGGCGGCCCTGTACGCCGCCAAGGGCCGGCCGAGCTTCAACCCGCTGATCGCCCATGTCGCGAACCTCGCCGGCGCGGAGGCTATCGCCCATTTCGACGACCGCGCCCGCGCCTTGGCGAAGGCCTTCTGGCCAGGCCCCCTGACGATCGTCCTGCCCGCCAAGGACGGCGCCGTCAGCGACCTCGCCCGCGCCGGACTCGACACGGTGGCGGTGCGCGTGCCGTCCCACCCACTGGCCCACGCCGTGCTCGCGGCCTTTGCGGGACCGGTCGCGGCGCCCTCGGCCAACCGCTCAGGCCGGCCAAGCCCGACGCGCTACCAGGACGCCGTCGAGGAGACGGGGCGCGCCTGCGCCGCCGCCCTGGACGGCGGCGCCTGCGCGGTCGGTCTCGAATCGACCGTGGTCTCGGTCTTGAGCGAGGTGGCGATCCTGCGCCCCGGCGCCGTCACCCGCGCCCAGATCGAGGCTGTGGTCGGGCCGCTTGCGGAAGCCGCGGAGGACGGACATCGCTCTCCGGGCCGGCTCACCCGCCACTATGCGCCGTCAGCGCCCGTCCGCCTCGACGCCGAGCGCGCCGAACCAGGCGAGGTCTTCCTGGGCTTCGGCCCCGGCGCGGCCGACCTCAATCTCAGCCCTTCCGGCGATCTGGCGGAAGCGGCCGCCAACCTCTTCACCTTCCTGCGGCAAGCCGATCTGCGCGCGCCGACCGCGATCGCGGTGGCCCCGATCCCTGAGCACGGCCTGGGCGAAGCGATCAACGACCGCTTGCGTCGCGCGGCGGGCTTTGTCGGCTAG
- a CDS encoding DNA-3-methyladenine glycosylase, protein MDAVADLFRLPSLEAARELIGWTLLVEGVGGRIVETEAYHHEDPASHSFAGPTPRNAAMFGPPGRIYVYRSYGIHWCLNLVCGPEAGQAVLIRALEPTDGLMVMEERRGVSERRQLCSGPGKLCQALGVTRAHDGARADHAPFSLTPGANAGVATGPRIGITKAADQPWRFGETGSRFVSRPFPTA, encoded by the coding sequence ATGGACGCTGTCGCCGACCTTTTCCGCCTGCCATCGCTCGAGGCGGCGCGCGAGCTGATCGGCTGGACCCTGTTGGTGGAGGGCGTCGGCGGGCGGATCGTCGAGACCGAGGCCTATCATCACGAGGATCCGGCCTCGCACAGCTTCGCAGGACCGACGCCGCGCAATGCGGCGATGTTCGGGCCGCCGGGGCGCATCTACGTCTACCGGTCCTATGGCATCCACTGGTGCCTGAACCTGGTCTGCGGACCCGAGGCGGGCCAGGCGGTGCTGATCCGAGCGCTGGAGCCCACGGACGGCCTGATGGTCATGGAAGAGCGCCGCGGCGTGAGCGAGCGGCGTCAACTGTGCTCTGGGCCCGGAAAGCTCTGCCAGGCGCTGGGCGTCACGCGGGCCCACGATGGCGCGCGGGCCGATCATGCGCCCTTCAGCCTGACGCCAGGCGCCAACGCCGGCGTAGCGACAGGTCCGCGGATCGGCATCACCAAGGCGGCGGACCAACCCTGGCGGTTCGGCGAGACCGGCTCACGGTTCGTGAGCCGGCCGTTTCCGACGGCCTAG